The genomic DNA TTAGAACAATTATTAATTGAAAAGCATCATGAAATTGCGGCACTTTCAATCGAATCAATCGTACAAGGAGCGGCAGGTATTATTGTCATGCCAGAAGGATTTTTAGCAGGTGTTCGTAAGCTTTGTACAAAATATGATGTCTTAATGATTGTGGATGAAGTAGCCACAGGCTTTGGCCGCACTGGGAAAATGTTTGCCTGTGAACATGAAAATGTTCAGCCAGACTTAATGGCGATCGGAAAAGGGATTACAGGAGGATACTTGCCAATTGCAGCAACACTTACAACCGAAAAAATATACTCGGCATTTTATGATGATTATAACAAACAAAAAACATTATTCCATGGCCATTCCTATACTGGAAATCAATTAGGATGCGCTGTAGCAATTGAAAATTTACGTTTATTTGAATCTGAAAAAATCGTGGAAAATGTTGCGGAAAAATCAAAGGAGCTTCAACAGCTTCTTCTTGAGCTTCATACACTTCCACACGTTGGAGATATTAGACAGCTCGGTTTCATGAGCGGGGTTGAGTTAGTTCGCTCAAAAGCTACTAAAGAACCTTTCCCCCCAGATAAGCGGGTAGGCTATCAAGTTTCTTTAAAAATGAGAGAACTCGGAATGTTAACTAGACCATTAGGGGATGTCATTGTCTTTATGCCACCGCTAGTTAGTACAATCAATGAATTAAAAGAAATGGTCGCGATTATGAAACAAGCAATTATTGAAGTAACAAATGAGGTGGAAAATGTTACAGCTTGATCAACGGCTGAGAAACCGACTGGACGAAACAAAGAAGTTAGGATTATACCGAAAGTTTCGCACGATGAATTCAGCTCCGAGTTCAGAAGTATTAATTGATAATAATAGACAGCTTGTGTTTTCGTCAAATAATTACTTAGGTTTAGCAAATGATAGACGACTCATAGATGCAGTAGAAAAAACAGTCCGTGAATTTGGGGTTGGAAGCAGCGGCTCGAGATTAACAACCGGTCATACAAAATGGCATCAAAAACTAGAAGCGACCATTGCGAAGTTTAAAAAAACAGAAGCGGCACTGCTATTCTCAAGCGGTTATTTAGCAAATGTCGGCGTCCTATCCTCACTACCAGTAAAAGGTGATGTTATTTTAAGCGATGCTTTAAATCATGCAAGTATTATTGATGGCTGTCGCCTTTCAAAGGCAGACTCAATCATTTATGACCATATCGATATGGAAGACCTCGAAAAAAAATTAGTTGCCGCTAAATCATATGAACGGCGTTTTATTGTAACAGACGGGGTATTCAGTATGGACGGTACAATTTGTCCGCTCGAAAAAATCATGTCCTTAGCTAAAAAATATGATGCATTTGTCATTGTTGATGATGCACATGCAACAGGGGTTCTAGGCGAAAACGGCAGAGGTACAAGTGAATATTTTAATGCCCTTCCCGATGTAGTGATTGGCACTCTAAGCAAAGCGGTTGGAGCTGAAGGAGGATTTGTTGCTGGATCTCATATGTTAATTGACTTTTTAAGAAATAACGCAAGGACGTTTATATTTCAAACCTCGATCCCGCCATCTATTTGTGCAGCCGCCTGTACATCATTCAACATGATTGAAGATAGTATAGAAAAGCGGCAACAGCTGCATTTAAACGCAAAACGAATCAAAACAAATTTAGAAGAAATGGGATTCATAGTAAGGGGAAACAACACACCGATCATCCCTGTACTAATCGGCGAAACAAATAAGGCAGTTACATTTGCAAAACGGCTAGATGAAGAAAATATATACGCACCAGCCATTCGACCGCCAACAGTAGCAATTGGAGAAAGTCGGATACGATTAACTGTTACAGCCGATCATCGTACAGATGAAATCGATTACTTATTAAAAACATTTAAATTAATCGGAAAAGAGTTGAATGTAATTTCATGAACGGTTTTTTCATAACTGGAACTGATACAGGAGTAGGAAAGACAATCATTTCCTCTGGTTTAGCAGCCGTATTAAAAGAGAACAGTATCGATGTTGGAGTATTTAAACCATTATTAAGCGGCACATCACCCGATGATCCTGATAGTGATACAAATCTGTTAAAACGAATGTCCCAAACGAGTCTTTCCCATGAAGAGATTACTCCATTTGCATTCAAAGAGCCGCTTGCTCCATACGTTGCAGGAAAGTACGAAGGAAAAGTGGTTAACATTGATGATGTATTGTCCCATTGGAATATCATTAAACGTCAGCACAAATTTTTTATCGTCGAAGGTGCTGGCGGCATCTCAGTACCATTAGGAGAAAATTTCCTAGTTAGTCACTTAATTAAAGCTCTACAACTACCTATTATTATAGTAGCACGACCAAACCTTGGCACTTTCAATCATACTTATCTTACTGTTGAATATGCAAAAAGCTTAAACATGGACATTGCAGGAATTGTTATTAATGGTGCAAGTGAAAATCCAGATATTTCAGAAAAGACCAACCCAGCCCTATTCGAAGAATTATGCGACGTCCCTTTATTAGGGATTACGCCAAAACTAGAAGATATAACGTTAGATAACATTAAAAAAATGATCAATGATCACATTGATGTGCTTTCACTTTTTAAAAAATGGAGTAATTAAATAATGGAGGGATAAAATGGCTCAACAAGCAGCAAAACAAATCTCGATCTCCTCACCCGAATTTATTAGAAATCCATACCCATATTACGATGAATTGCGCTCTATTAACCCAATTTATAAAATGGATTCATTTAAATATCCAGGATGGTACATAACCGGGTATGAAGAAGTTGTAACGGTTCTGAAAAACAATGCTTTTAAAAATCGAATCCCGTTGCCCGAAACAACAAGAAAGTATCAATCTCTTAAAAATATTCAAAATAACATGATGCTCTTTAAAAACAAACAAGACCATAAACGATTACGCATGTTAATCAGTAAAGGATTTACCTTAACAAGGATGAACAAATACCGATCTTATATCAAAGAAGTTGTTCATGAATTACTTCATGAAGCTGAAAACAACAAAACGATCGACGTTGTGACTGAATTCGCTTTTCCCTTAGCAAGTCTCGTTATCGCAAAAATATTAGGAATACCAGAAGAAGATCGAAAACAATTTAGAAAATGGGCTCTCACTTTAGTTCCAACAATCGATTTTTCAAGAACAAGAAAAACATTAGAAAACGGGAACATAACTGTCATGAGGCTTGTTTCTTATTTTACAGAGCTAATTAAAAAGCGCAAGCACTCTCCTGAAGAAGACTTAATTAGTATGCTCTTACAGGACAAACAGCAAGATGATAATGAATTATCGGACGAGGAACTGCTTGCAACATGTATTTTACTAGTCATTGCTGGACATGAGACGACGGTTAACCTTATTAGCAATGCAGTCCTTTCATTCATCACTCATCCTGAGCAATTAAAAAAGTTAACACAAAACCCAGCACTAATTGAATTAGCAATCGAGGAAATTTTACGCTATGAAAGTCCGACACAAATGACTGCTCGTACTGCAGCAGAAGAAGTAGAATTGAACGGAAATATGATCAAAAAGGGCGATCAAGTATATTTAATGCTAGGAGCCGCAAACCGCGACCCAAGAATATTTACAGAGCCGCATAAGTTAGATATTACTAGAAATCCTAACCCGCATTTAGCATTTGGTTATGGGGCTCATTTTTGTATAGGCTCCACATTAGCCAGACTCGAAGCACAAATAGCTATGCAAACACTATTAAAACGGTTTAACAATTTTGCCATAGCAACAAATGATCTGCAATGGCGAAACTTAGTAGGCTTTCGATCGCTAGGCACGCTAAAAGTAACATTTAGTATAGATTGAGAATGGCAATTTGGGGTATCCAATAAGTCGATTTTCGACTATTAGGTGCCCCTTTTTATATTCATGAATGCAAATATATCCATATTTTTTGATTTTCAATTTTTAATGCATTTATTGTTTTTGGAAAACCCCCGATTTTCCTATTTCAAAAGGATACTTATTTTTAAAAACTAATAAATTCAGCAACACTATAAAACAAACAATTTCGAAGTTTGATAGCCAGGTAACCATTGAACCCCCTGAATGCCAGGGTGTATAATCTCAGAACACCATTGTTAACAAATTCGCTTCACTATTTAGAAAAGATAACACTTTCATAAAACCTTCTGAATGGGGTTTTCGTTTAATCACCTTGTTATGATGACGTCGAAAAAACCTTTCATGTGGAAAGCCTTTAATGAAATAGCTAAACTTCTCCTTTCCAGTAATCATCCCCGATTTTATCCTTTGTCTTTTAAATAGGGGAAATAAATCATTCATTTCCTTAAAAGTTTTAACAAATTCGTGATGATTTTTTGCATATTTTCATATAGTAATTCGCTCGCTTTATTTTTATTTAATAGATTTTCTCCTATAATCTCTATTTCAAAGGGCCAAACATTGCTTTAATATCGTTAGAAGAAAGACCCTTATTATTGAACTTTTTAAATATATGTTGAAAAGCATTATAACAAATCAGTGAAGTATTCGCCAAAGTTTCATTAAAGTCAAAAATAATTGCCTTTATCACAAACACTCCGATTTTTCCTTTTTAAAAAATGCTAAATCGAAAAAAGACACACCAAAAGAACAGCCTAAAGCTGTAATTAAAAAACTATATTTATCATTTTTTTCGGGTTGAAAAGCATAGTTAGTAATGAAAATCATAGCGCTAAATAAAACAAATAAAATGATGAACGTTAAAGTTCTTTTTCTTATTTCTGTTCTTTTTAGCTTCCTTATATTTATCATAACTAAGGTAATTAAAAACAAAGCATATACAAGCAGATAAATTACAAATAATATTACAAATATATAAGAAAATGTACTATTCATATCCTTATATACAATAAATATCGTCATAATTAATCCTGCTAAAAATAAAATAAACAAAATTTTGTTTATCGTAAAATTCTTCATTTTATCACTCATTCGCTTAAATTATTTTAAACTTTGAATAGAATAACCTTTGGTGTTTTGTAATTATAATAAATTTATTAAAAATAACACGTTGTAAGCGTGGAAAAAATTGTTGATGGCTTTATAAAGCCATCTATCAAAATCGCCAATCTTTCCTTATAATAGGTTTGAAGATACTGCGGGTAATATTAGTTCTATATGGATTTCGATAGGGATTTTTCAAATGATGAAAGTATCAAATAATAACTTCTTTCACGAGTACTAATTGGAGTGTTAACATCTATTTCTACGAGCAAACCGGCAGTAAATACATACATCCTTGAGTGATTTCTGTTACTTTTTTCAGGGGCATTAACGAACAAATAATTTATTTAATTCCTGTTTCTTTGAGATTACCCTTATTATCCCATGGTAAAAAGATTCGTTCTTTTCAATTTTCCCCCCATTCTATTTAATAAAAAGTAATTCACATTTTTCTCTTAATAAAACAAATTGTATACTTTAATATGACAAATTCCTATAATATGGTCAATATCATTTATTCCACCAGCGGATTAGAAAATATGAACCAAGTAATAGATTGTAAATCTGTACGCTTCTTCATTTATAATCCTTTATTTAACCCCTTGCTAACTGCCTCTTTTTTCATTAATGGCAGAAGGATCACGATCCCAACAACTAGGAGTAATGCCGATGTTTCGTATAAATAAATCATTGAAAAATGGGTTTTCAGCCACCCGGAAGCTGACATTGTGATAACCATAGCCCCCATAAATAGAGGATTCAATATGCCATTCACTCTGCCTATAAAAGTTTCCTCCGTGTTTTGCAAAATCATCGTATTAATTCCTATATGGATACAAGGCATAAACAAACCGGACAAAAATTGCGCAGTTAAAGTTAGCCAAAATATTGTCGACAAGCCCATTCCAATTGTTCCAATAGCGCTTGCTGTCAAGCCGATTGCCAATAGGATTTGCGGCTGTACTTTCCTTGACATCCCTACAGTGATTCCGCCTCCAAGGATCATCCCAACTCCAAAAGCTGCCATTAGCCATTGTAAGTCTTCTTTTGGGAGACCAAGCCTTTCTGTAATCAAAAATACTCCTAGCGGCTGCGTCAATCCGATTGCCAGCCCCGCAGCGAAAAAACAACCTCCAAGAAGTGATAATATCCTGCTGTTCTTTACATAACGGAAGCCTTCCTTTATTTCTTGTATCAAAGTTGTTTTCGGTTTTTCCTCCACTGTTGCTGGATCTGGCGGCAGCATAAGCAGAACGGCTGCCGAGCATAGAAAAGCAATACCCATGATAGCAATAGCAACCAGAATACCAAAACGGTGATATACAAAAGTTCCCAAAACCGGACCTAAAATCATAAATAAGGCAAAGACGGTTTGATACATAGACATCCCCATCTGAACTAATTCGGTTGGCACGTGCAACTTAAACAGCTTCATACCGGATGGCTGCGAAAACTGGGAAAGAATAGATGAAACTAAAGTAGCAAAGAAAATGACTTTCCAACCTGCAAAAATTAAAGTGAGAAGGACTACAAAGACAGAAATAGCACTTAACACATCACACCAAATCATTGTCCTCTTTGGTCTCCACCTGTCGGCAAAAGCTCCTCCTATAAAAGAGAACAGAAAAATCGGAGAAAATTCAGCAACAGATATTAACGATACCGCAACTGGATTTTCATTCGTTTTTTCAACTACATATAACAAGATGGAATAGTTTCTCACCCAAATCCCAATCTGAAGAAATAGCACGGACAGTAAAATGGTCCTTATGACCTGATTTTGGAACAATGATCCTATATGTAATTTTTGATTACCTGTTGATTCTGACATAACATGCCTCCTTTTCTAATAGGGCTTTTAGAATACAATCATAAATTGATTATTTTAACATTGCAACTATTTTTAGTTCTCAATTTTTGTTTATTTTCATTATATCTATACTTTTCGTGTTCTCTAAGGTTGGTCTTTATCTTTATTAACAGTATGCTTACAGCAAAAAATCAAAGTCTCCTATGTTGACTTCAAATTTTACTTTAACCAATATTGACTTCCATCTGATTTTCTATCCATAAATCCGTACTTAATGAAGTATCTTCTGATCAAGACATAATCTTCATAAACGCCTATTAACAATTGATTTAATTCCTTTTCTTTTTAACAGCTCTACCATTGCCAAAAATACTTTAGCCTGCCGTTCTTTCTCTTTTAAGGCAAAACGGTGATGACGGATAGTAAATGCACTTCCAATTCCTAATTCTTCTTGTATTTCCTTATCTCTTTTTCCTTGATAAAAAAGACGAAGAAGGTTGTTTTGATGTTCAGTAGTACCAGTGAATTTCCTATCCATTCCGATCAAGTAATTAAAAACTGATTGATGAATATTTTCAATATGAACACGCATATATCGTTCAGCTTCATCTAACATATTATCGTAAAGATAAACAATTCCCATTCCCCAATTCTTTACCAAACAGAAGACGTACATATGACTCTTTTTCCTCAATATATCCGCGCTTAAGCTCTGACAGTGAGGCATTCCAAAAAGAATCTGATATTTCCACTTTTAAGCACACCCAATCATGTTTTAATCAAACCAACATCATTTAAACTGAGCTTGAATATACTTCTCAAAGTTCAGGATCATGATTAAAAAATGCGATTTTTTTGTCCGCCAGCCTCTTTCGAATCTTTAGTAACATGATTCAGTGCAATTAATGACCTTATTTATGCAATAAAATCCTTTTAATCTGTTGTTTCCATGTCATTAAAAGCGTATTTTCATTTTTTCGTATGATCACTCACACTTCTACAAACCTCTTTTATCTGTAAAGATTTCGAATTGCTTGGTTAGGAAAAATCACCCGGTTCAAAGGATATAGAAAAA from Bacillus aquiflavi includes the following:
- the bioF gene encoding 8-amino-7-oxononanoate synthase → MRWKMLQLDQRLRNRLDETKKLGLYRKFRTMNSAPSSEVLIDNNRQLVFSSNNYLGLANDRRLIDAVEKTVREFGVGSSGSRLTTGHTKWHQKLEATIAKFKKTEAALLFSSGYLANVGVLSSLPVKGDVILSDALNHASIIDGCRLSKADSIIYDHIDMEDLEKKLVAAKSYERRFIVTDGVFSMDGTICPLEKIMSLAKKYDAFVIVDDAHATGVLGENGRGTSEYFNALPDVVIGTLSKAVGAEGGFVAGSHMLIDFLRNNARTFIFQTSIPPSICAAACTSFNMIEDSIEKRQQLHLNAKRIKTNLEEMGFIVRGNNTPIIPVLIGETNKAVTFAKRLDEENIYAPAIRPPTVAIGESRIRLTVTADHRTDEIDYLLKTFKLIGKELNVIS
- a CDS encoding MFS transporter translates to MSESTGNQKLHIGSLFQNQVIRTILLSVLFLQIGIWVRNYSILLYVVEKTNENPVAVSLISVAEFSPIFLFSFIGGAFADRWRPKRTMIWCDVLSAISVFVVLLTLIFAGWKVIFFATLVSSILSQFSQPSGMKLFKLHVPTELVQMGMSMYQTVFALFMILGPVLGTFVYHRFGILVAIAIMGIAFLCSAAVLLMLPPDPATVEEKPKTTLIQEIKEGFRYVKNSRILSLLGGCFFAAGLAIGLTQPLGVFLITERLGLPKEDLQWLMAAFGVGMILGGGITVGMSRKVQPQILLAIGLTASAIGTIGMGLSTIFWLTLTAQFLSGLFMPCIHIGINTMILQNTEETFIGRVNGILNPLFMGAMVITMSASGWLKTHFSMIYLYETSALLLVVGIVILLPLMKKEAVSKGLNKGL
- a CDS encoding cytochrome P450 — encoded protein: MAQQAAKQISISSPEFIRNPYPYYDELRSINPIYKMDSFKYPGWYITGYEEVVTVLKNNAFKNRIPLPETTRKYQSLKNIQNNMMLFKNKQDHKRLRMLISKGFTLTRMNKYRSYIKEVVHELLHEAENNKTIDVVTEFAFPLASLVIAKILGIPEEDRKQFRKWALTLVPTIDFSRTRKTLENGNITVMRLVSYFTELIKKRKHSPEEDLISMLLQDKQQDDNELSDEELLATCILLVIAGHETTVNLISNAVLSFITHPEQLKKLTQNPALIELAIEEILRYESPTQMTARTAAEEVELNGNMIKKGDQVYLMLGAANRDPRIFTEPHKLDITRNPNPHLAFGYGAHFCIGSTLARLEAQIAMQTLLKRFNNFAIATNDLQWRNLVGFRSLGTLKVTFSID
- the bioA gene encoding adenosylmethionine--8-amino-7-oxononanoate transaminase; the protein is MGHKLIEKSKKYLWLPFTQMKDYDKDPFIVESGNGIKLKDINGNEYYDGFSSVWLNVHGHRKKELNDALKKQLEKIAHSTLLGMTNIPATELAEKLVEISPDKLTRVFYSDSGAEAIEIALKMAFQYWKNIGKGEKQKFIAMQNGYHGDTIGAVSVGSINLYHQVYGPLMFESYKVPTPYVYRSKSGDPDQCRDECLANLEQLLIEKHHEIAALSIESIVQGAAGIIVMPEGFLAGVRKLCTKYDVLMIVDEVATGFGRTGKMFACEHENVQPDLMAIGKGITGGYLPIAATLTTEKIYSAFYDDYNKQKTLFHGHSYTGNQLGCAVAIENLRLFESEKIVENVAEKSKELQQLLLELHTLPHVGDIRQLGFMSGVELVRSKATKEPFPPDKRVGYQVSLKMRELGMLTRPLGDVIVFMPPLVSTINELKEMVAIMKQAIIEVTNEVENVTA
- the bioD gene encoding dethiobiotin synthase; this translates as MNGFFITGTDTGVGKTIISSGLAAVLKENSIDVGVFKPLLSGTSPDDPDSDTNLLKRMSQTSLSHEEITPFAFKEPLAPYVAGKYEGKVVNIDDVLSHWNIIKRQHKFFIVEGAGGISVPLGENFLVSHLIKALQLPIIIVARPNLGTFNHTYLTVEYAKSLNMDIAGIVINGASENPDISEKTNPALFEELCDVPLLGITPKLEDITLDNIKKMINDHIDVLSLFKKWSN
- a CDS encoding HAD hydrolase-like protein yields the protein MFVIKAIIFDFNETLANTSLICYNAFQHIFKKFNNKGLSSNDIKAMFGPLK